In Trifolium pratense cultivar HEN17-A07 linkage group LG7, ARS_RC_1.1, whole genome shotgun sequence, a genomic segment contains:
- the LOC123893804 gene encoding SUMO-activating enzyme subunit 2, with amino-acid sequence MASSSSSVIKDAKVLMVGAGGIGCELLKTLALSGFADIHIIDMDTIEVSNLNRQFLFRQSHVGQSKAKVARDAVLKFRPKINITSYHANVKDPDFNVDFFKQFNVVLNGLDNLDARRHVNRLCLAADVPLVESGTTGFLGQVTVHVKGRTECYECHPKPAPKTYPVCTITSTPSKFVHCIVWAKDLLFTKLFGDKNQDNDLNVRSSDAASSSKNVDDIFEHSKDEDIAQYGKKIFDHVFGYNIELALSNEETWKNRNRPKPIYSKDVLSDELSKQNGNLDNDNACGDGLSVSAMSSLGMKNPQDVWSLRENSRILLEALRLFFTKREKEIGNLCFDKDDQLAVEFVTAAANIRAASFGIPLHSLFEAKGIAGNIVHAVATTNAVIAGLIVIEAIKVLKNDIKSYRMTYCLEHPSRNLLLMPVEPFEPNKSCYVCSESPVLLEINTNHSKLKDVVEKIIKAKLGMSLPLVMNASNLLYEAGDIEEDMVAIYNANLEKVLAELPSPVTNGTMLTVEDFQQELKCNINIKHREEFDEEKEPDGMVLSGWTQPVSAEDNNEESVSNGANTSDAPATAVESENDDDIGIVSPVKKRKLPDDSENSNTADDARHHKQLQVIDDEDDLVMLDGNLDGFKKRRVS; translated from the exons atggcttcatcttcttcttccgtTATCAAA GATGCAAAAGTTCTCATGGTTGGTGCTGGTGGAATTGGATGCGAGCTTCTCAAAACTCTCGCTCTCTCTGGTTTCGCTGATATACACATC ATTGACATGGACACTATAGAAGTCAGTAACTTGAACAGACAATTTTTGTTTCGACAATCCCATGTTGGGCAGTCTAAGGCTAAA GTTGCTAGGGATGCTGTTTTAAAATTTAGGCCCAAGATAAACATCACATCATATCATGCAAATGTCAAAGATCCTGATTTCAACGTGGACTTCTTTAAGCAATTTAATGTTGTTCTGAATGGACTTGACAATCTTGATGCACGCCGACATGTGAATCGCTTGTGCTTGGCAGCTGACGTTCCTTTAGTTGAAAGTGGAACTACTGGGTTCCTTGGTCAG GTTACAGTGCATGTCAAGGGAAGAACAGAGTGCTACGAGTGTCACCCTAAACCAGCTCCCAAGACATATCCAGTCTGTACTATCACAAGTACTCCATCAAAG TTTGTTCATTGTATTGTGTGGGCAAAGGACCTACTATTTACCAAGTTATTTGGCGACAAGAATCAAGACAATGATTTAAATGTTCGCTCAAGTGATGCTGCCAGCTCATCAAAAAATGTAGATGATATATTTGAACATAGCAAAGATGAAGATATTGCTCAATatgggaaaaaaatatttgatcatGTATTTGGGTATAATATTGAATTAGCTTTATCCAATGAGGAGACATGGAAAAATCGAAACAGACCTAAGCCTATATACAGCAAGGATGTCTTGTCTGATGAATTATCTAAACAGAATGGAAATCTGGACAATGATAATGCTTGTGGTGATGGATTATCAGTTTCTGCCATGTCATCTTTGGGCATGAAGAACCCACAAGATGTCTGGAGTCTTAGAGAAAATTCTAGAATACTTCTTGAAGCACTGagactatttttcacaaaaagaGAAAAG GAGATTGGCAATCTGTGCTTTGATAAAGATGACCAGTTGGCTGTAGAATTTGTTACTGCAGCTGCAAACATACGGGCTGCTTCATTTGGCATACCTCTACACAGTCTTTTTGAAGCTAAAGGAATTGCTGGTAACATTGTGCATGCTGTGGCGACAACAAATGCTGTTATTGCTGGTTTGATTGTCATTGAAGCAATTAAGGTGCTGAAAAATGACATTAAAAGTTATAG AATGACATATTGTCTGGAACACCCATCAAGAAACCTGCTACTTATGCCAGTGGAGCCATTTGAACCTAATAAATCCTGTTATGTTTGTTCTGAG AGTCCTGTATTGCTCGAAATAAACACAAACCATTCAAAGTTGAAGGATGTTGTCGAAAAGATCATCAAGGCTAAGCTTGGGATGAGCCTTCCACTTGTTATGAATGCTTCAAACCTCCTCTATGAAGCTGGTGATATTGAAGAAGACATGGTTGCAATTTATAATGCCAACCTTGAAAAG GTCCTAGCCGAGCTTCCTTCTCCGGTAACCAATGGTACAATGCTTACAGTAGAGGATTTTCAACAGGAATTGAAGTGCAATATTAACATAAAGCACAG AGAGGAATTTGATGAAGAGAAAGAACCTGATGGGATGGTTCTCTCAGGATGGACTCAACCGGTGTCAGCAGAAGATAATAATGAGGAATCTGTTAGTAACGGTGCAAACACCTCAGATGCACCAGCAACAGCTGTAGAATCTGAAAACGATGATGATATTGGTATAGTTTCTCCGGTGAAGAAAAGAAAGCTTCCTGATGATTCTGAAAATTCAAATACTGCTGATGACGCAAGGCATCACAAGCAATTGCAAGTAATCGATGATGAAGACGATCTTGTTATGCTTGATGGGAATTTAGACGGGTTTAAAAAGAGAAGAGTGTCATAG
- the LOC123893805 gene encoding protein CHROMATIN REMODELING 35-like — protein MESSVDVLPAKRPAPIGISSEEGCKRRKLSSDSMPNSANVNVVNYANPYAISEAINRLESGKFGSVTKDIEALITRKMKILGPYFAKYPTLVDKLLKVVVLNHDEKTHNTEYKKVTGMSHQNVIDLNEKDVLAPKREKDAPTTPVPVVIIDSDDEDDTNQNSFLPFHEVVLPQPAPSPALRMTGYHASNAYHGESADLKFDTSMLPYAYHGESADKKFETSLPPKDNPKKDKGVYVGVPEEDDQVDAEDDGLDDIWREMSMAIETSKDISADPQPEEEEGEEDADCDHSFVLKDDIGYVCRVCGVIDRGIETIFEFQYKVKRSTRTYMSDSSNAKEKFDAFGVKIKEDDLVVTDISAHPRHANQMKPHQVEGFNFLVRNLAGDHPGGCILAHAPGSGKTFMIISFMQSFLGKYPNARPLVVLPKGILSTWKKEFQTWQVEDIPLYDLYTVKADSRPQQLEVLKQWMDNKSILFLGYKQFSSIVIDNSNNNASIACRDILLKVPSILILDEGHTPRNENTDMVQSLAKVLTPRKVVLSGTLYQNHVREVFNVLNLVRPKFLKMETSKPIVRRIQSRIHISGVKRFDELVENTLQKDPDFKRKVAVIHDLREMTSKVLHYYKGDFLDELPGLVDFTVVLKLTPRQKHEVEKVRKILRKFKMSAVGSAVYLHPKLMPLADKCVEKSVLQKQKCVERSISDNIMDEFIANLDVRDGVKSKFFRNMLNLCESAGEKLLVFSQYLLPLKYLERLAVKWKGWGVGREIFVISGDSTAEEREYSMDKFNNTPEAKIFFGSIKACGEGISLVGASRVIILDVHLNPSVTRQAIGRAFRPGQKRKVFVYRLVAGDSPEEEDHNTCFKKELISKMWFEWNEYCGDRAFEVETLEDVKECGDLFLESPFLGEDVKALYKR, from the exons ATGGAGTCCTCGGTTGATGTCTTACCAGCTAAACGCCCCGCTCCAATCG GAATTTCATCTGAGGAAGGATGCAAAAGACGTAAGTTATCAAGTGATAGTATGCCCAATTCAGCAAATGTGAATGTTGTAAATTACGCAAACCCGTATGCAATTTCAGAGGCTATAAATCGTTTAGAGAGTGGAAAATTCGGAAGCGTCACAAAGGATATTGAAGCCCTTATAACCCGAAAAATGAAAATACTGGGCCCTTACTTTGCAAAGTATCCTACACTTGTTGATAAGTTATTGAAGGTGGTGGTGCTAAATCATGATGAAAAAACTCACAACACGGAATATAAAAAAGTTACTGGTATGTCGCATCAAAATGTCATTGATTTGAATGAAAAGGATGTTTTGGCACCAAAAAGAGAAAAGGATGCACCTACCACACCAGTTCCTGTTGTTATCATTGATTCAGACGATGAAGATGATACGAATCAAAATTCATTTCTTCCATTTCATGAAGTTGTGTTGCCGCAACCAGCTCCGTCTCCTGCATTAAGAATGACC GGCTATCATGCTTCCAATGCTTACCATGGAGAAAGTGCAGATCTAAAATTTGATACAAGTATGCTTCCTTATGCTTACCATGGAGAAAGTGcagataaaaaatttgaaacaagcCTGCCTCCTAAAGATAACCCAAAGAAAGATAAAGGTGTTTATGTTGGTGTACCTGAGGAAGACGATCAGGTTGACGCTGAAGATGATGGGCTAGATGATATTTGGAGGGAGATGTCCATGGCAATAGAAACTTCTAAA GACATTTCTGCAGATCCTCAAcccgaagaagaagaaggggaAGAAGATGCTGACTGTGATCATTCTTTCGTTTTAAAAGACGATATTGGATATGTTTGCCGTGTTTGTGGCGTTATTGACAGAGGAATTGAAACCATATTTGAGTTTCAATACAAG GTTAAAAGGAGCACAAGGACTTATATGTCTGATTCATCGAATGCCAAAGAAAAATTTGATGCGTTTGGTGTGAAGATTAAAGAAGATGATCTTGTGGTAACTGATATATCAGCACATCCTCGGCATGCGAATCAAATGAAACCGCACCAAGTCGAAGGCTTCAACTTTCTTGTCAGAAACTTGGCGGGGGACCATCCTGGGGGATGCATCCTGGCTCATGCTCCAGGATCTGGAAAGACTTTCATGATAATCAGTTTCATGCAAAGTTTTCTAGGAAAGTATCCTAATGCCAGACCTCTAGTGGTGCTTCCCAAGGGAATATTGTCAACTTGGAAAAAAGAGTTTCAGACATGGCAAGTGGAAGATATTCCGCTTTATGACCTATACACTGTGAAGGCAGATAGTAGACCTCAACAACTAGAGGTGTTAAAACAATGGATGGATAACAAGAGTATCCTTTTCTTAGGATACAAACAGTTTTCTTCCATTGTGATTGATAATAGTAATAACAATGCATCGATAGCTTGCCGGGATATATTGCTCAAGGTTCCCTCAATTCTCATTTTAGATGAGGGACACACTCCAAGAAATGAGAATACTGATATGGTACAGTCCCTTGCCAAAGTACTAACACCAAGGAAAGTTGTACTGTCTGGAACCCTTTATCAAAATCATGTCAGGGAGGTATTCAACGTTCTCAATCTGGTGCGGCCGAAGTTTTTAAAGATGGAAACATCTAAGCCAATTGTCCGGCGCATTCAGAGTAGGATCCATATAAGTGGCGTTAAGCGCTTCGATGAATTGGTCGAGAATACATTGCAGAAGGATCCAGATTTTAAAAGGAAAGTGGCTGTAATTCATGATTTGCGTGAGATGACCAGCAAAGTTCTTCACTACTATAAAGGAGATTTTCTTGATGAGCTTCCTGGCCTTGTAGATTTCACTGTGGTGCTCAAACTTACACCTAGACAGAAGCATGAAGTTGAGAAAGTAAGGAAGATATTAAGAAAGTTCAAAATGTCTGCTGTAGGCAGTGCAGTGTATTTGCACCCTAAGTTGATGCCACTTGCAGATAAATGTGTTGAAAAATCGgttcttcaaaaacaaaaatgcgTTGAAAGATCCATATCGGATAATATAATGGATGAATTTATAGCAAACCTAGATGTTAGAGATGGGGTCAAATCAAAATTCTTTCGCAATATGCTGAATCTATGTGAATCAGCTGGGGAGAAACTTTTGGTGTTCAGTCAATATCTCTTGCCTTTGAAATATTTGGAAAGGTTAGCTGTGAAGTGGAAGGGATGGGGTGTCGGAAGAGAAATCTTTGTGATTTCAGGAGATTCAACTGCCGAAGAAAGGGAGTATTCCATGGACAAGTTTAACAATACACCCGaggcaaaaatattttttgggtcAATCAAAGCCTGTGGTGAGGGTATATCGTTGGTTGGGGCATCCCGTGTCATCATCTTGGATGTTCATTTAAACCCATCTGTTACTCGTCAAGCTATTGGCCGTGCTTTCCGGCCAGGCCAGAAAAGAAAAGTCTTTGTGTATCGATTGGTAGCTGGTGATTCTCCAGAAGAGGAAGATCACAATACTTGTTTCAAGAaggaattaatttcaaaaatgtGGTTTGAATGGAATGAATATTGTGGTGACAGAGCTTTTGAAGTAGAGACTCTTGAAGATGTGAAGGAATGTGGTGATCTGTTTCTGGAAAGTCCATTTTTAGGGGAAGATGTAAAAGCTCTGTATAAAAG GTAG